Proteins encoded together in one Asterias rubens chromosome 4, eAstRub1.3, whole genome shotgun sequence window:
- the LOC117289074 gene encoding phosphoethanolamine N-methyltransferase-like isoform X1 produces MNNEQMTNSLNGESQHETRRQMEHFWSDHSKDGTLEEMMLDTQAKTLSIQEQPEILSLLPSVKGMKVLELGAGIGRFTGVLAEEADYVTAVDFMEKFIDKNKETHGNKNNVEFIHADVTALDFPPESFDVIFSNWLMMYLTDEEVIQLAAKTLSWLTKDGFLFFRESCFYQSGNKKRDFNPTVYRNPAYYNAVFQGTVTGEHNADNAGAGFELIFSRSVQCYIKLKNNQNQFCWLMQKTRLDMDANHGFQTFQKFLDNQQYTRDGILRYEKIFGDGYVSTGGARTTEGFVAMLDLKPGLRVLDVGAGIGGGDFYMAEKYGVAVVGMDLSSNMIEIAMDRARAHKGLEVQFEIADVTKRDYKPESFDVIYSRDTILHIADKKTLFTKFLTWLKPGGKLLISDYCCGDLPHTETFKMYVAQRGYTLCTPEQYGKLLEEAGFVSVNAEDRTWQFIEALEGEKTRVENNKEEFMKDFSEDDFKYLIDGWTNKLIRTKAGDQKWGLFLAKKNKAKET; encoded by the exons ATGAATAACG AACAAATGACCAACTCCTTAAACGGGGAGAGCCAGCACGAGACTCGCCGTCAGATGGAACATTTCTGGAGCGACCACTCGAAGGATGGCACGCTGGAGGAGATGATGCTAGACACCCAAGCTAAGACGCTGTCCATTCAGGAACAACCGGAGATTCTGTCGCTCTTACCGTCTGTCAAGGGAATGAAGGTGTTGGAGCTTGGCGCTGGCATCGG ACGTTTCACCGGAGTACTTGCAGAGGAAGCTGATTACGTTACTGCTGTTGACTTCATGGAGAAGTTCATTGACAAGAATAAAGAGACCCATGGCAACAAGAACAACGTTGAGTTTATCCACGCTGACGTCACTGCGTTGGATTTCCCGCCAGAAAG CTTTGATGTGATCTTCTCTAATTGGTTGATGATGTACCTAACGGATGAGGAGGTGATACAACTTGCTGCTAAGACGCTCTCCTGGCTCACCAAAGACGGATTCTTGTTTTTCAGAGAATCTTGCTTTTATCAGTCAG GGAACAAGAAGAGGGACTTCAATCCGACTGTTTACCGTAACCCAGCCTACTACAACGCTGTGTTTCAAGGCACAGTGACCGGAGAACATAATGCCGACAATGCCGGTGCTGGATTTGAGCTTATCTTTAGCAGGAGTGTCCAGTGTTACATCAAG CTGAAAAACAACCAGAACCAGTTCTGTTGGCTAATGCAGAAGACTAGGCTGGACATGGACGCAAACCATGGCTTCCAGACGTTCCAAAAGTTCCTGGACAATCAGCAGTATACCAGAGATGGAATCCTAAGATATGAGAAGATCTTCGGAGACGGGTATGTCAGCACTGGAGGAGCTCGGACGACTGAG GGGTTTGTGGCCATGCTTGACCTTAAACCCGGTCTGCGGGTCTTAGACGTTGGAGCTGGAATCGGAGGTGGAGACTTCTACATGGCAGAG AAGTATGGCGTGGCTGTAGTCGGGATGGATTTATCCAGTAACATGATTGAGATTGCCATGGACAGGGCTAGAGCTCACAAAGGTCTCGAG GTACAATTTGAGATAGCAGATGTGACCAAGCGTGACTACAAACCAGAGTCATTTGACGTCATCTACAGCAGGGATACCATTCTTCACATCGCTGATAAGAAAACTCTCTTTACTAAATTCTtg ACATGGTTGAAGCCTGGAGGAAAGCTCCTCATATCGGACTACTGCTGTGGTGATTTGCCTCACACTGAAACCTTCAAGATGTACGTTGCTCAGCGTGGTTACACTCTGTGTACCCCAGAACAATACGGAAAG CTGCTCGAAGAAGCTGGTTTCGTGAGTGTGAACGCAGAGGATCGAACCTGGCAATTCATTGAGGCCTTGGAAGGAGAGAAAACCAGAGTCGAGAACAACAAAGAGGAATTCATGAAG
- the LOC117289074 gene encoding phosphoethanolamine N-methyltransferase-like isoform X2 has translation MNNEQMTNSLNGESQHETRRQMEHFWSDHSKDGTLEEMMLDTQAKTLSIQEQPEILSLLPSVKGMKVLELGAGIGRFTGVLAEEADYVTAVDFMEKFIDKNKETHGNKNNVEFIHADVTALDFPPESFDVIFSNWLMMYLTDEEVIQLAAKTLSWLTKDGFLFFRESCFYQSGNKKRDFNPTVYRNPAYYNAVFQGTVTGEHNADNAGAGFELIFSRSVQCYIKLKNNQNQFCWLMQKTRLDMDANHGFQTFQKFLDNQQYTRDGILRYEKIFGDGYVSTGGARTTEGFVAMLDLKPGLRVLDVGAGIGGGDFYMAETWLKPGGKLLISDYCCGDLPHTETFKMYVAQRGYTLCTPEQYGKLLEEAGFVSVNAEDRTWQFIEALEGEKTRVENNKEEFMKDFSEDDFKYLIDGWTNKLIRTKAGDQKWGLFLAKKNKAKET, from the exons ATGAATAACG AACAAATGACCAACTCCTTAAACGGGGAGAGCCAGCACGAGACTCGCCGTCAGATGGAACATTTCTGGAGCGACCACTCGAAGGATGGCACGCTGGAGGAGATGATGCTAGACACCCAAGCTAAGACGCTGTCCATTCAGGAACAACCGGAGATTCTGTCGCTCTTACCGTCTGTCAAGGGAATGAAGGTGTTGGAGCTTGGCGCTGGCATCGG ACGTTTCACCGGAGTACTTGCAGAGGAAGCTGATTACGTTACTGCTGTTGACTTCATGGAGAAGTTCATTGACAAGAATAAAGAGACCCATGGCAACAAGAACAACGTTGAGTTTATCCACGCTGACGTCACTGCGTTGGATTTCCCGCCAGAAAG CTTTGATGTGATCTTCTCTAATTGGTTGATGATGTACCTAACGGATGAGGAGGTGATACAACTTGCTGCTAAGACGCTCTCCTGGCTCACCAAAGACGGATTCTTGTTTTTCAGAGAATCTTGCTTTTATCAGTCAG GGAACAAGAAGAGGGACTTCAATCCGACTGTTTACCGTAACCCAGCCTACTACAACGCTGTGTTTCAAGGCACAGTGACCGGAGAACATAATGCCGACAATGCCGGTGCTGGATTTGAGCTTATCTTTAGCAGGAGTGTCCAGTGTTACATCAAG CTGAAAAACAACCAGAACCAGTTCTGTTGGCTAATGCAGAAGACTAGGCTGGACATGGACGCAAACCATGGCTTCCAGACGTTCCAAAAGTTCCTGGACAATCAGCAGTATACCAGAGATGGAATCCTAAGATATGAGAAGATCTTCGGAGACGGGTATGTCAGCACTGGAGGAGCTCGGACGACTGAG GGGTTTGTGGCCATGCTTGACCTTAAACCCGGTCTGCGGGTCTTAGACGTTGGAGCTGGAATCGGAGGTGGAGACTTCTACATGGCAGAG ACATGGTTGAAGCCTGGAGGAAAGCTCCTCATATCGGACTACTGCTGTGGTGATTTGCCTCACACTGAAACCTTCAAGATGTACGTTGCTCAGCGTGGTTACACTCTGTGTACCCCAGAACAATACGGAAAG CTGCTCGAAGAAGCTGGTTTCGTGAGTGTGAACGCAGAGGATCGAACCTGGCAATTCATTGAGGCCTTGGAAGGAGAGAAAACCAGAGTCGAGAACAACAAAGAGGAATTCATGAAG